catgccattggatctttagtccaggtctctggatcattagtacagtaGCACAATCACTTTGCTACAATAAGTGATGATTCATAAAGTCAAAGATTCTTCCTGCGTTTTTAACagttttattaacttgccctgGCACCTTCGAAGATTTGTGCACATCGACTCCCAGGTGTCTCTCCACCAACACACCattaaaaaatgtatttttttaactTATATTGCATCTTGTCATGTTCCTTCCCAAAATGTATCGCTTCACACATGTTTAATTTTACCTGCATGTGTATCCCATTTAACCAGAATATCGCTGTGCTCCTGATGTCTGCTATGCTCCCCACTGCTTACTACATTTCTGAATTTCGGGACATCtgcaactttgaaattatgcctttagaCTTAGGTCCTGGCTATTAATCTCTATCAGAAAGAGCACTGCTACTAATATAGAACCCTGGCTTTCaacactgtatacttcccttcTGTCTGAACGCCAACTTTTCACCGCCACTCTCTGTTATTTGTTCGGGTGCCAATGTTGTATCCACCAAGCTACTGTTCCTTTAATTCCATGAGGTTCAGTTTCCCTATCAAGTCgatgaagtgacattttatcaaacgtcttttgaaagtcgttatacacaacatcagctgcactacgctcatcaaaccgttaggttattacatcaaaaaactcaatcaggttttTCAGATACACTTCGACATTAACACAATTTGtgctggttgtcatttattaatccagGTTTTTCCAAGAGACAACTAATTGCATACCGGCTTATGGCCTCtagaagtttccccaccacagacgttagtctgactggcctgtagctacaGATTTTATCCCTctttccttttttgaacagggtgtaccatttgcgaacctccagtcctctgtcaccactgacatatccaaggaggattaatgattctggcctgagctatttccatcattccttcactcagcaacactcatacatcccattcggaccagttatagagaaacatagaaacatagaaatttacaacacaggaggccatttccagcccatcgtgtccgcaccggccgacaaagactcaCACGACCATCGGTCAGCAGTCCTCAAGCTTACATGTAATCTTTTGAACCATTAACAATGGGGAAAATTAAAGATGACCAAGCACAAGCAGACTgcgccacacaactgtgacacaccttaaactgaaatattctacactccaaaacaaccagagccatgtgatctcccggcaGAGGCAAAAAACAATTTAAAATACAGGTCAATTTCGGAAAAAGTATCAGGCAACATTCCGCCCCGActtatccaggtgatcaaaactactccaggagatctaccttattgtggtacataaagtgttggattgaaaggggttaattcaaaatgtttgttcagggactgtaattaatatcagtctccacggGTTTATAGAAGCTGGTTgttcagtgactgtgattaatataAGTCTCCAGTTACAGAATTGTGTCACTGGAGATATTCTCGCTCATATTAATAAGGCACTCCTTTCAATGTGTTGCCCCATCGTCACAGTGAGAGCATTACCTCTGGCACTAACAACGATCAtcgcactgctccacagagagggAATCGGAATCTGAGAACAGTAGATTCGAATATTACAACAATGGATCAGAATCTGAAAAAAATGGATTGGAATGTTAAAACAAATGGCAAGAGTTTCATCTTATATTTTAACTTTCTTGTCGCACATTATGAGGAACTATCATTCGTATTGCGAATGCGTTATGCATTTCgtattattcaatacatttactATCCCGTCCTTGCTGTTGTTGGTTTTGCGGGTAAGTCTATCTAGTTATTCCAGTAACCATTGTTCAATGTATCACTGATTTCACATTTTACTCCCCCCTCTTTGCTGCATTTGTTGTTCCTGGTTGTCTCTGTATCCAACTATTAACTCTGCAAACCATGTTTCGCTGTATTACTagacttgtaaattgctttctcaTCTTTGCTTCAGTAGTTGTTCCTGGAACATCTCTGCATCCAGCTATTAACTATGCATACGTTGTTAATTGTACGAGTGTTCTTTTAATTTATTCCACCCTCTTTGCTATTGTTGGTGTTCCTTGTAAGTCTCTATATCCAGCAATTATAACTCTAATCTATATTTCACTATATTACTGAGTATGTCACTTAAATCTTTTCAAGTCTTCCTCACATTGTATATCTAGTGACTCAGTCCCCTCTGTGGCCAATGTCTGAGGCTGATCGAGATTGTTCGCAAGTTTGGCATTCTGTTTTATCCTGAGTTCAGTTCTGACCTCTTCTCCTTTCAATCACTGGTCCTGCCTACTATCATCTCCATAATACTGCCCAACTCATTCCTTCGCCTCAATAGCTCAGTGACTTTGTTGAACAAGAATTGACAATTGCAATGCTTTCCTTGCCCATCTCGCAGTTACAGTGCACTATGAATTAGAGCTCACCTAAATAATTTGCTCTTCCTATTCTAACTCCACTAAGTCGTGTTCAGCCATGTTCAATCTGCTCTTCGACCAACATTGGATCCCGATTAAGTAATGCCTCATTTTTATtattctcatccatgtgttcaaatcccaccatggtctcaccccctccaattagtcccattcccctgctcgattcccatagtccagcaatttttctctttcaagtatttaaccaattgcCCAATAAATGTTAATTTAGTTCCCTCTATACGTCCTCCAGTCATACTCTCTCTATTCTCTTGTTCTCATTCATTCTGGCACGTTGTAACTTTCTCACTTCCTCTCTGTCAGTTTCATTCTGTCACTCCacatttcactctctctgtctcttgctcatagAATGTTAGATTAATACAGGAAAGAAAGTCAACTCGGTCCATAGTGTCCATGCCGTCTCTTGGATAGAACTATCTCAGATATCCAACTCTTTAGCCAGAAAAATATAACTATATCTCCTTCCACGAATaaagcaattccctttcgaaaataacgattgaatcttcttccaccgtgttctcacaaatcgcattccagattgtaacagctcactgcataaagaacactcttcccatctctcctgtggttgttttgtcaattaccttaaacctgtctcctctggttacgcACCATTGTGCAACTGAAAACATTTTTGACTTACTCGCTCTctcaaaacccatcataattttgaaagtctatattaaatgttaaatctttgctggtgatacaacgtcatcatcgtagacagtcactttaaatagaggaaggctagcttccactctaaaaatgagttcttatgtaactgaacagtccaatacgggaattacaatctctgtcacacgtgggacagagactggttgaaggaaagggtacgtGGGGctcatttgccgcatgctccttcttactcctgcgcttggtctctgcttgctctcggcgacgagactcgaggtgctcagtgccctcctggatgcatgtcctccacttcaggcagttttgggccagcgacttccagctgtcggtcgggatgttgcattttatcaaggaggctttgtcgtttcattcaaaagtttcctctgcccacctggggctcgcttactgtgtaggagttccgagtagagcgcttgctagcgagtcttgtgtcaggcattcgGAAGATGTGGCCCGTCAATGGAACTGTCCAGgtgtaccagcatcgaagcactgataatacaaagataagtTTGAAAGCATGTTATGAGGAGGACgcagaaaatctgcaaaggcatagcGATAGGCTAAATGGATGTGCTAAAacaatggcagatggggtataatgtggaaaatgtgacgttatcttctttgttatgaaaaataaataagcaaattattattaaatgGGGAGGGATtccaaattgctgtggtccagattGGTCAATGgttcttgtacataaaacacagaaggttagcatgtaggtacagctagcaattagaaAAGGCAGCAGAATATCTGGCTTTATTTCAAGTGGGACAGAATATAGAAGTCCTGCTAAAACAACACAGGTTGTCAATAagactacagctggagtattgtgtacagtttggtcactTTATTtggggaaggatttacttgcattggaggcagttcagagaaggttcacaacgtTGATTAATGGGATGAAAATGTTGTTataagaataaaggttgagcaggatgagtgtgtatacattggagtttagaaaactatgaggtgatcttatttaaatgtgtaagattctatagggccttgatggggtagatgcagagatgatgtttcatctagtgggggaaatctagaaccaggggacataggttcaGAATAACGGATCGCCCATTTAAATTACAAATGagaagcaatttattctctcaggggggcgtgaatctttcgaattctcttcgacagagagctgtggaggcagcttctatgaatcttattaaatggagataaacagatttttaaaCGAGGAGGGTGttcagggttatgtggagtggagtgggcacggaagtggagttgcggccaagatcagatGTTCTTTCCAAAGACTCAGGTCCAATCACAGAGGCGTGAGCGGAGTAAAATATTTGGCTCTCGGAATGAAATCCCTGGACCGACGTGAGAGCACTGGAAGTTAGCCGAACCTGCGAATGAAATTTCTCGACAGAGGTGGGTGTCGTGTAATGTAGGCGAACCTGGTCCTTAAATAtctagactgagggagggagcagtgtaatctaGGGAGATGTTGGTGTGAACTCCTGAAGCGAGATGGGAGCCCTATCTGGGAAGTCCCATCATCGTATCACTGGAATCATCTCAGAGATCCTGAAgttcatgaatatttatttattgtgaatgttttacCGTTATTTTCTGTGATGCAATAATTCAGAAATCATAAAAGATTCCGTCCATTTTTAATTATTTCATTCCTTCCTTTTATCAGCCAATTTCACCTCTTTTGTTCTCACTTGGATTTGAACAGAGGAAGCGAAACTCTGTTCGCTCTGTTCTGTCCACGCTAAGTTATAGCCGGGTAAATATCCGCTGATCatttagttccagtcagtgtctcctttgtcaccatctcaaattctgcattaatggcagtgcttctgatgggtggaacaggatttcaagcatcattaacattcacaaataaaatgttcgttcagccagatttcttgaatttatttccaatctttaatttgaatttgcaatttggtcccatgccgatctgtcacagttcagtgcgtctctcagcgagaaacagagtggaaaaatctgttgcctccggctgtacactcctgatctttgggcccctcGTGCGGAGCGGAGCGGGAGGTCAGAATCCTCGTCGTCGGACTGCTCCGGGACATGGCCAAGTggaccatcagctggtccaggcagcggacggtcgagaggatcgttcagcccggctgcctccctctcttccgtgGAAACGTTCAAGCCAAggtttccctggagatggagcacgcggtgtccaccggaacgTACTCGGCCTTCCATGAGAGATGGGTGCCCGAGGGACAGAAGTGCATCAACAACACCGGCAATCATATTTAATTTGATTCTTCAATGGTAAAAGTGTAATTTGATTAGAGTTATCGGTTTTATTGCACAtatatgtcatcgcagcgcatttggaatgaggtgccatgataggtccaagtcagcatggatttgtgaaagggaaatcatgcttgacaaatcttttggaattttttgaggttgtttccagtagtgtggacaagggagaaccagttgatgtggtatatttggactttcagaaggctttcgacaaggtcccgcacaagagattaatgtgcaaagttaaagcacatgggattgggggtcgtgtgctgacatggattgagaactggttgtcagactggaagcaaagagtaggagtaaatggctacttttcagaatggcaggcagcgactagtggatcTGTGCTgtcgtcccagctgtttacactgtacattaatgatttagacgaggggattaaatgtagtatctccaaatttgcggatgacactaagttgggtggcagtgtgaactgcgaggaggatgctatgagactgcagagtgacttggataggttcggtgagcgggcaaatgcatggcagatgaagtataatgtggataaatgtgaggttatccactttggtggtaaaatcagagagacagactattatctgaatggtgacagattaggaaatggggaggtgcaacgagacctgggtgtcatggtacaccagtcattgaaggttggcatgcaggtacagcaggcggttaagaaagcaaatggcatgttggccttcattgcaaggagatttgagtaaaggggcagggaggtattgctacaattgtaccgggccttggtgaggccacacatggagtattgtgtacagttttggtctcctaacttgaggaaggacattcttgctattgagggagtgcagcaaaggatcactagactgattcccgggatggcgggactgacatatcaagaaagattggatcaacagggcttgtattcaatggagtcagaagaaagagaggggatctcacagaaatgtttaactttctgacgggtttagacaggttagatgcaggaagaatgttcccaatgttgggaaagtccagaaccaggggtcacagtctaaggataaggggtaagccatttaggactgagatgaggagaaacttcttcatctagagagtggtgaacctgtggaattctctaccacagaaagttgttgaggccaattcactaaatatattcaaaaaggagttaaatatagaccttactaccagggggatcaaggggtatggcgagaaagcaggaaagtggtactgaagttgcatgttcaaccatgaattcattgaatgatggtgcaggctcgaagggccgaatggcctactcctgcaactattttctatattttctatgtttctataatgagggagcAATTAATATATAATTTAAATCAAAAATCGTATTTCATGATAAACAACCCCAGCTGATTGTAACTTATGtacttagaatatgaacaaactttcatattttctcgtctaatgttttctgcacaagtggaaaccaaaaggtgaaaagctgcagcaattaatctcttccatttgtgTTCAAATACTTTAAATattcgtttcaaggacaccctcaaagcctccatattaaaatgcaacatccccaccgacacatggtagttccttgccaaagactaccctaagtggagaaagtgcatccggaagggcgctgatcacctcgagtcgtcgccgagaaaatgtagaaaccaagcgagggctgcggaatgagcgtgcagcaaaccagactccccacccatccttttcttcaaccagtctctgtcccgcctgtgacagggactgtaattaccatgttggactgttcagtcacctgataactcacttttaacgtggaagcaagtctttctcgatttcgaggggctgccgatgatgatgatgttacataagCATTTGGCGGCTCATTGACTGAGTGATAGGTCGTCTGATTTAATGCTGATAAATGAATTTAGTTGGTGATTACCTTGTCAATGATTGCtaattattttagtttggagtctaATCTTTTCTCGAAATTAATGTTTAACTTACCTGTTTATTTCCCTGCCTGACAGTTAACatcctgacgattgtgatcctgcctcgtggaaagtgcggtctctccagatgtgtcactcgctatctggtggccatggcagtgacggatctcctggtcattatcctcgacctgatactgagACACATTCCCATTCTTTATCAGAAAGAGTTACATTTCGTGCGGTCCTTCCGCGTGTGTAATATTCACgccgtcttacttcacgcagccacagactgttctgtctggttcaccgtcagtttcacctttgatcgctttgtggccatttgttgccagaagctgaaaactaaatattgcaccgagagaacggcggctgtggttctgggaaccgtgactttgctgagcgggttgaagaacattttctggtattttatgttgacAAGTTTCTATAATCTTTCAAACATACCCTGGTTTTGCTATACAACGTATGATGTTCTGTATTCACCAGTCTGGACAGCAATCACATTCCTTCATTATATTCTTACCCCATGTGTCCCATTtgctctgattctgctgctcaatactgtcaccgccaggcatattatattggccagcagagc
This Pristiophorus japonicus isolate sPriJap1 unplaced genomic scaffold, sPriJap1.hap1 HAP1_SCAFFOLD_279, whole genome shotgun sequence DNA region includes the following protein-coding sequences:
- the LOC139247670 gene encoding probable G-protein coupled receptor 139, coding for MNGIDDNHVSANKMMDFESSADVQLQFPTNLGYLIRIYIVRRVAQIRDDQDLIVRSPGQTRNDQDLIVGSVAQTWCDQDTIVGDLRMFPILLLELSPVDLPASLAQCTSAAFGHMRKRVLEDHAIKSGTKLMVYGNEDIASLLYGSQTWTRGNRNLRTVDSNITTMDQNLKKMDWNVKTNGKSFILYFNFLVAHYEELSFVLRMRYAFRIIQYIYYPVLAVVGFAVNILTIVILPRGKCGLSRCVTRYLVAMAVTDLLVIILDLILRHIPILYQKELHFVRSFRVCNIHAVLLHAATDCSVWFTVSFTFDRFVAICCQKLKTKYCTERTAAVVLGTVTLLSGLKNIFWYFMLTSFYNLSNIPWFCYTTYDVLYSPVWTAITFLHYILTPCVPFALILLLNTVTARHIILASRARRQLLGASSGECPSDPEMASRRNSIILLFVISGNFILLWAVFMVHSIWIQMYYLGYDSVYIPFYVMDIGIMLQLLSCCTNTAIYAVTQTKFRQQLKNVGKYPFTLILKL